The following proteins are encoded in a genomic region of Stegostoma tigrinum isolate sSteTig4 chromosome 2, sSteTig4.hap1, whole genome shotgun sequence:
- the LOC132206668 gene encoding C-C chemokine receptor type 4-like, whose amino-acid sequence MSTSEPEIYTAFDDYYDYIGYFDNDSTLVYLCENHGPNEFGAVLTPVLFSLAFIFSLIGNALVLWVLVRYERLRTVTDTFILNLVTSDLLFAFSLPFWAVDHTHGWIFGNAMCKIMSSIFFIGYYSGIMLLVLMTIDRYFIVVHPVSAVRIRKVSYAVTASLVIWGISISATIPEMIFSDITGYEEERLYCFSNYPPESTQIWQLLGCYQQNILFFFIPLVVIVFCYWRILNTVIRCKARKKHKTVKVIFCIVVVFFVCWTPYNVVIFLFSLVELEIPGFESCEMKNRLIFVFYISRTLAYCHCCLNPFFYAFVGTRFRNHLTLIIRKHFPQVGIRKQPKPRQRSRYLSSSTEHSNVSSTCNSYL is encoded by the coding sequence ATGTCGACCTCTGAACCTGAAATCTATACTGCCTTCGATGATTACTATGACTACATTGGCTATTTTGATAATGATTCAACGCTTGTTTACTTATGTGAGAATCATGGACCCAACGAATTTGGAGCCGTACTTACACCAGTCTTGTTCAGCCTCGCCTTCATTTTCAGCCTGATTGGAAATGCTCTAGTTTTGTGGGTCCTGGTGAGATACGAAAGGCTGAGGACTGTGACGGACACTTTCATTCTAAATCTGGTCACCTCCGATTTACTCTTTGCCTTCTCGCTCCCTTTCTGGGCTGTCGATCACACACACGGTTGGATCTTTGGCAATGCCATGTGCAAAATAATGAGTTCAATTTTCTTCATTGGCTACTACAGTGGGATTATGCTGCTTGTGCTGATGACTATCGATCGATATTTCATAGTAGTCCATCCTGTGTCCGCTGTCAGAATCAGGAAGGTCTCCTACGCTGTGACAGCCAGCTTAGTCATTTGGGGAATTAGTATCTCTGCAACAATCCCTGAGATGATCTTCTCTGATATTACGGGTTATGAGGAGGAAAGACTATACTGTTTCAGTAACTATCCACCAGAAAGTACTCAAATATGGCAACTGTTAGGGTGTTACCAGCAAAACATCTTGTTCTTCTTCATTCCCTTAGTTGTAATTGTGTTCTGTTACTGGAGAATTCTCAACACTGTCATTAGGTGTAAAGCCAGGAAGAAGCACAAAACAGTGAAAGTTATCTTCTGTATTGTGGTGGTGTTCTTTGTGTGCTGGACACCTTACAATGTGGTCATCTTCCTTTTCTCTTTGGTAGAATTAGAAATCCCAGGGTTCGAATCCTGTGAGATGAAAAACCGCCTGATATTTGTGTTTTACATTTCCCGGACCCTGGCCTATTGCCACTGCTGTCTCAACCCCTTCTTTTATGCTTTTGTGGGAACAAGATTCAGAAACCATTTAACTTTAATAATAAGGAAACATTTTCCTCAGGTGGGGATCCGTAAGCAACCGAAACCCAGACAGAGAAGCCGTTATCTCAGCAGTTCAACTGAACATTCCAATGTTTCTTCCACATGTAACTCATACCTTTAA